From the Debaryomyces hansenii CBS767 chromosome F complete sequence genome, the window CCTTCAGCAAGGGCTCCATTACCTGTTAGAAAGCCATCAACGAAACTAGAGGAGAAATTAAAGTCTTCTGGTAAGACAAAACCTAGTGATACTCGAAGCAATAGATCTCGCTCCTACAACGATTCCGAAGATGAATACTCCGAATCGTTTATTGTatctgatgaagaagaagctgatTATGGGAATTCAAATGTACCAGACTATGATAGGGATGAAATCTGGGCAATTTTTAATAGAGGTAAGAAAAGATCGTATTATGATAGATATGATAATGACGACTCTGGGGATGATATGGAAGCAACCGGTGCAGAAATATGGGAAGAAGAGAGGAGATCCAAGCGCAATGCTGAATTAGAAGATCGTAAAGAACTTGAAGAAGAGCAAAGGTTAGCAGCTTTGAAGAAGGCTAGGAAAATGAAACAACGTTAATAATTGTTGCCTGTATAGTTTGCATAGTTTGTATATATAACGgattttaataatagtaaaaaaaaatcagGCGCAAAGCACATTTTGTACCAACAGGAATAATGGTAGATAATTGAAGTACTAATAATGGATAAATTGACACTAAGTCACTTGGATATAAATAGTGTAACTAAAGAGCTTAGAAAAGACTCGTTATCCATTAAAAATAGGCTTCAATCTATTATATACGATGCGCTGTTTGTTGAAACAACGAAGGATAAGTTTAAATTACCATTGATTCCTAACGAAAGATGTGGATTATGGTATCTACCGCCAAATGAACAAAAGGATACATCTTATTTCAAATCTACTGATGGCCATACAGGTCAATggtcattttctttaagaagattaaattttcatctattACCAATAATAAGTGCTTACGGAGGTATTGcaataattgattcaaCAAGAAAAGGGAAGCTTATGCCTGATGCGTTGCTGAAGACGATTCCAATCTGGTGTGCTGTTTTGAATACTATACTATATGAAGGGGACAGTGATAAAGACATACTAGATGGACTTGGATTAGAAAAAGATTCTACCGATGCCAAATTTCTTTTGTCCTTGAAGAATGAACACAATTGGGTCTCAACACCAAAATATATGGTATTTGCTAGcgaaagaaatgaaatcTCGAAGCTCATAGACTCTTTTGCAAAAGAGGTAAAGAAGTTAGGTTTAGTTACTAAAGAAAAGCTAATGCTGCATCTTGATGGAAAAAAAAAGCCCTTAATACCCCAATGGCATTATCCAGGATGtaagaataatgatgaagaaattgttaacaatgattcttttttctttgatcaTAGACAAGAGTCAAATACTGAAAGAACTTATTTCTTGGTTCAATGCGTAACAGCGTCTAAAAAGACGAATGTATATGGTGGTTCAATACTCACAGTTAGAAACAATTTGACTAATGGTGAGATAAAACTAACTTCTTGGTATTATATTCAAGGCTCTGCGGATGACCACGAGCTTTGGGCTACAAAAGACATCTGTAATGGCAATCTCAATTCCGGATTTTTCTGGGAACATATTTTTGCTGATAATGGTAAACgaaatgatgatataattgACAATGATACGGGATATATTTATGACTGGATTTCGGAAAATGAACTCGTCTTGAGGATGAATAGGACTTACGAAAAATATGTGAAGCATAGAGCTTTGTTATCCAACGAGGATCTTGATTTAGATTTAAGTCATGTGAAAACTGATTCCAATGATACTGGAATAATATTTGGTATCATAGACAGGAACATGAACTATAACTCTTTCATTACTACGTATAAGAATGTGAGTCAGTTAGTAATATTGAGTGAGTTATTCAGTATCTCGAATATTCCCGATAATCCAAAAGTCACTATATTGCAATATAAAGTTGAATCTTCTAAGAAAGGATCAAAGAAACTAAGGGAAATTTTTCCTACGCTTATCCCTcaaataaatcttcaaaatgcttcaaaaaataatacTATTATGATTCTTTGTGACACTGGAAAGGATATCAGCGCTGGTTTAGTCTTAGTTTTATTGTGCAAGCATTTCGACTTAGATTGGGCCCCACTTCAATGCTGTcctaaaattaataaagatTTGGTTAAACAACAAGTGGGCCTCTTGCTAAATGTTAGGAAAGTTAATCCTAGTCGAAATACTTTGCAGAGTGTAAATACTTTTATAATGTAAATAGGATATAGACAATTAATACATTTACACGTGATAACATTTATTCTGCaacatttttcaaagacCGTCAAAAATTAAACTGTCAAGAAAGctaaaattttttatttcatttattttcaaatttaattcaagctttattttgtaatataataaatagtAATGACAGTAACTAAGAAAATACTATGTTTGCCCGGGTATTTGCAGAGTGGAAAGGTATTTGCTGAAAAGTCATCAGGACTTCGTAAACTTCTTACAAAGAAACTTAACCTCCAGTTGGATTACGTAAATCCGCCATTCGTAATTAAGAACAAAGAGGACTTACCATTTATATTAGCTGAAGAGGTGGAAGATGCGGACCAAAAATGGAAATCTATAATTGACCAGAATTGTAATAGATGCTGGTGGCAACACCAAGATCCAAATGTGTATGAAGGTTTTGatgaatcattgaaatttttagTAGAATATATCAAGACAAATGGCCCTTATGATGGTATAATAGGATTTTCACAGGGAGCTGCTATGAGTGCAATTGTAACTAACGTAATAAGCGAGTTACTCCCTAATCATAAAAACTTTCAGATTGCGGTCTTTTTCTCTGGGTTTGCATTTACTGAGCCAGTTGACCCATCCAAGGACAACAAGTTGAATTTAAACTATCACATCGACGATATAAACGAATATAAGACTAAGGTAAAGATAATCAACAGTTATGAGAGATATTATAATGATATGCATTCAAATACTAAAATCCTTAACATATATGGCTCTAAAGATATGACCGTTCCTGGTATTCGGTCGCAGTATTTGTCAACAACGTTCAAGAATGAGAATTTGACAGAATACATACACGAAGGAGGGCATTTCATACCAAATAAGAAGCAATTTCTTTCTCCAATCATTGAAGATTTTAGAGAGATCTTTGATATTAgatcaaatttataaacATAGCTAGTATAAAGTGACTGGAATATATAATGTCGCGATATGTAAAATAATGTCGTCGTGgattatttcaagaaattttaatgtataataatagGTATTCCCATCAGATATTACTACCACCGTATGTCAGATAAAGAAGCAGGCGTTGCCAGCTCATTGGGCTCTAATTCTCCTATTAATAAGGATGAAGTAGACGTGAAAAATACAGAAGAACATTCAAAACAAGAATCCAAATCCGATATTAACAAGCCACCGCTCAAGAAGATTAAAGCAGATGATGGTATAGATATATCGGATTCTTTTTCTAGAAGAGAGAACAAAGGCAATAATAAGGTTATATCTTCGGTATACAacgatgaaaataaaaagacTCCAGCGTGGATGAAGAGTAAGACAACTGATAAGTATGATAAATATGGTTCAAGATCTACACCGATTGCAACGCCGACTGCTCCAGTTAATAACCCAGATGAAAGGTATTCCAAATATATGACTAACTCTGTCAATTCGAATGATAGAGTAAGAAGGCCACCTACTGAAACGACATCTAGTCAATATGATAAGAAGCGAGCACACGATGAAGCTGAAGATGATGTCGTAGCTCCGTACAGTAATCTCGCAGTTGCGAATCCATCATCGAATTTATATCAAACCTTTCAAAGTCATATAAACAATAGAGAAGGCAAAGACATCAACAGTATCGTTAGGTCACATTATAATCAAAGGACTCAAcaatcaaaatttcaaggaTCTAGAACGAAATCACCCATTTACAAATTAAGaaacttcaataatgctattaaatatatcttATTGGGTAATTGGGTTAAGCCCAATCCAGACTCCAACCGCCCAACTGTCATACTTGATTTATGCTGCGGTAAAGGAGGAGACTTAAATAAATGTGAATTCGTTTCGGTCGATCAGTATATTGGAATTGACATATCAGATGCATCGATTAAGGAAGCATTTTCGagatattcaagaaataagGCTCGTTTTATTCCACAAACAGCCGAAAGTAAGAAGGAAAGAGATACCAGAAGGTATAATTTCGAAGCATGCTTTGCTACTGGTGACTGTTTCAGCAGTAGTATACCTGAAATTTTGGAGCCAAATTTTCCTGGGATAATAGACGGCTTGTTTCCTGTAGATTGTGTTTCTTTACAATTTGCAATGCACTATGCCTTTGAGACAGAAGAGAAGGTGCATCAACTATTGACAAACGTGACCAAGTCGTTAAGGGCCGGTGGTACGCTTATTGGCACTATTCCGTCATCAGACTTTATTAGAGATAAAATAGTGAATCGTGCTTTTattgatcaagaaaatagaAAGTTTGGTAATGATTTATACTCGGTTACTTTCCATAAAGATCCGCCAGATGAAGGTGTCTTCCGACCACCTTTTGGTAATGGATATAATTATAGTTTAAAGGATGCGATCGACGATGTTCCAGAATATGTTGTTCCTTTTGAAGTCTTCCGTGGCTTATGTGAAGAATATGGCTTGGTCTTAAAATATAAGAAAAACTTTATTGACATTTTTAACCAAGAAATACCGAAATATTTCTccaaattaaataaaaatttaatcGAGGGAATGAAGAGATCGGATGGAAAATATGGAGCTGAAGgacttgaaaaagaagCTGTAGGCTTCTATATAGGTtttgtatttgaaaaacttGGTAATTGAAGCTCAgaaatcaacaataaataaatattatataatatatatatatatattgctAAATATATACCTCAAAGTATTGTTTTGTCTGATTGTATAGATTTATCAGTATCAATCATCTCGcagatttatataatttgttAGATTTTGTAATTAAATGCATTTATTcgaattaaatttttaaaaaaataataattagtTTGAATTAATGTTTTAACAATATATGGGACAATTAAATACTATCATGAGTATATTTATCTATATAATCAAGTTTATCATTTTGTTTCGACGATATACCCGTTGACTGCttttattgcaaaaaatgGTTCTCGAAAACATATACTGCATATTGTTATAAGATTAATCTTAGGGAGCAAAAAATGGTCAACTCAAAACTTATGCATTGTCCGATGCAAATCTTCATATAGCTTGAGAAAGCATGGCgaaaaagaacaataaGAAAGCTACCAAGAAGAATGAGGTAGCGAAGAAGGATATTGATATGAAAAAACCGGATACGAAGGCTGTAGAGGAAGGTGAATCACAAGAAACAGATAGAGAGGAAAGCACAGTCGACGAGACAGCGATCGAAGATCCAATAATTTCTGAAGACGTTTCTAACATAGAACCTGATACTGAACAGAATAATGAAGTAGGAATAGATCACGAACAAGATATACCGGCGGTTGTTGTATCAGAATCAAATCCAACCGATACTGTAGTTGATTCTGAAGAAGCCCGACAAGCTTCAATTGCAACCACTGATACTCCTCCTAAAACGAAGAAAAGATTAACATTACTGGAGAGATTGGCATTAGCAGCAAAGGGAAAAAAACAGAGATCATCTACTCCTACACCGACGTCATCAGCTGCTGGAACTCCTCCAGCTACTGGTTCCGATGAACCAAAGAACGTAATCATAAAAGAGGAAAACGACCCATTAGCTGAGAATAAAGTTACCATAaaagacgaagaaaaggTAGGTAAAACTGGACTGGAAAGTGAGCTCGCATCAGACGGTAAATACCGGGATGAACTTAAACAACTAGCGGCCGAAATAGAGAATTTGAAAGCTAATAATTCCGAGTTAtctgaagaaaataaacaaTTGAAGTCACAATCGTCTAAACCtggaaatattaataaagagACAATCCAATTGAAAGAACAGTTGGCATCTAAAgatgaaacaattgaacAACTAATGAAAGAGGGACAAGTTTTATCCGTAAAGGAATTAAAGCTAAACGAAAgtattaaaaaattaaaggcatcaaataatgatttagaGCAATCATTGAatgattattcaaaaaagaATGAGCAAGTATTACTTAAATTGAATGAGCAAGAAGACTTCCTAAAAAAGCATAAATTCAAGTCcattaatcaattgattgaCGATTACAATGACATTTCTAAAAAACTATCTCAAtctaatgatgatttagagaaagaaaagcaaCTAGATTGGGAGGGAAAATATAAGGAACAACAAAGACTTTACGAAACTGAGTCCTCTGAAAGAAAACAGtctataaaaaaattgaatgaactcaaaattcaatttgacATGTCAAAGAAGCAAAATTCTCTTGAATTGGAATCAAAAAATACCACTATTAATGACTTGAAAAGAAGTATAAGCAGTATAAGAGATGAGAATTCAAAGGAGATTTATCGTCtagaaaacaaaattgaGTCTTTAAGAGTCGAAAATGAGCGTTCTCCTGGCAGTTTGAGCGGCAATAAAGATTACAATAATTGTGAAAGAAATGACACTGATACCATTCTGAATCCTAAACAAATAGACtatgaagaatttgttaaattGTCAAATAACCATCATAGTTTGCAACAACAGTATTTATCTTCACAAgaaaattggaaattaATCGAATCAAATCTATTGAATAAGATAGATGTATTGACCTCATCTGTggattctttgaaaaagtcTAAATCGAAGTCaatgaatgaaattcaaaagcTTCAAAACAGtttacaaagaaaaatggaagaatatgatcaattgattgaaaagtttGACGAATTgacaaatgaaaaagaagaaattgtttttCAAAACCAAGTTAAAGATACTGATTATCAAGAATTACAAgagaaatttgataaatttcaGCAAATTTACAATACTGACCGCCAAAACCTTAATTCTAAAATTAAGCAGTTGACAGAGTCATTAGAAAAATCGAAGAATAATAGTAACACTAGTTTGGGTCCATTTGAACAAACTTCCCCAAACAGGCAAAATTTAAACGGTTTGCATCTTAACCTTGAACCTCCAAAACTTATGAAACACCATTCATCAAATAGTATTAATGACGCATCGTACAATAATTCTGGATGGCCAGATATAAAATTTGGTGAATCTTCAACCACACCAGCTGTTTCGAGAGAATACTCCGCAGTATTTATGAACCGGTCGCATAATAATTCTCTGGCTTCCTTAATGGACAATGTCGATACGGCGACTGAGCTAGCCAATGATAACTATTCcttcaattccaaatacCCAAGTCATATGGGTAATGGTAGCATATCGGGTATCATTCCAACATctggtaataataatattcaattgataaacaaaatgaGTTCAAATATAAGGAGATtggaaattgaattaagTACTATGAAAGATGAAAATACTCAGTTGTCTTTGGATAAAGAACAAGCTCAGCAGGAAATATTAAAGcaatttaaattaatgGAAGAAGTCAATAGTCTCAAGAAACAAATAACTACATTGCAAACTGAAATAGATCAGAAGTCGAGGCAAGAAGAAACAATGCTAGAATTAATCGGGGAAAAATCCGAGCAAGTTGAGGAATTAAGAGCTGACGTTcaagatttgaaagatcTATGCAAATTGCAAGTCCAACAAATGATTGAGATTCAAGAATCAAAGTAAATTAATAGCCTTTTTGTATATAGGTATCTATCTAGAATACAGAGTCGTGTaaattaaaaaaagaaaatctgCGCACCAAAATTTTTATGAGAAGAGCAGAGAAGAGATATAGATTTagtattgaagaataacATTACATACATTCTAACTATACCTACTCGCAAGATGAGTGATCTCAGAAGATGTTTAGATGATAGCAATTTGTATTTCACCAATATAATCTCGAAGAATGGTAGAAATGAGGTACAGATATTCCCTATAAATAAAAAGGCATCGGAATCAATCATATTGGATTCATTAATTGTCAAAATCGAATTACAGGCAGATGAAATCGTTACATCATGTTGTTGGATAAACAATTCtggaataaataattctgaaaGAGCAAAGAAAAGAGGTAAAAGAAGACAATCATCATCAGAGTCTGATTTAGATGAAGCTACATCAGATAATAAGAATTTAGCAGTTGCCTTAGAAAATGGTGATATATTGATCTTATCACCACTCCACAATGACATTATCGATAGAATATCCTACGGGCATAAGATCATCAGTTTGACTCCCTCATTAATTCATGACTCGGTCTGGGGGGTTTTAGAAGAAAGTAGGTCAATAGTTGAGATTTCTTTGGCACAAAGTAAAGAggtgaagaattttaaatttaaggAAGATGAACAAATACAATCAGCAAAAACTATTAGGCAGACAGGTGGGTCTTCTAGATCTCAACACATATTAATAGGATCCAATAATTTATACTTAGTTGACCCATCAAAACCTAAAAAGTCATTGTTGACTACGTTCCCACAAATTTCTGAAGCTTCCCctattagtattattgaacaatCACGTCTCAAAGAAAACTTGGTAGTTGTGGTAAGAGAAAACGAGAATCAGATTTATTTGTACAATACTTCAGATTCTGCCAAATTTAGTACTTTTAAAACTTCTACAAGTCAAATATATGGTGTACAATTAATTGCAAATACTGATATGACTGAAGAACTTTTAATGGCAGTCACATCAGAAGGTGTTGAagtattcaaaattgatttcgATTCGAATCACCAAGAACAAATCCCAACCTGCTTAATTAAGACAAATTTTCATGATTCGATAGAcaatataattttcatgGATGTCTTTTTAAGAGAAAAACAGAGTTTAATTGGAGTTTGGTATAATGGTAATGAGCCTAAGTTCGAGAATATTAATTGGAATTTCAACTCAGCGGGTGAAATACAAGTTTCCATTGATTATAACGAGAAAGTCAATGGCGTGGTTGATAATAGAAtagatgatattgaatttccTGAGACCactaaaataaataaccTTGCggttaataaattgtataaAGACTTGGTTAAGTTATTGAACGTTTCAAAGAAAACCacagaagaaaagattattAGATTA encodes:
- a CDS encoding DEHA2F05478p (weakly similar to uniprot|P38882 Saccharomyces cerevisiae YHR196W UTP9 Nucleolar protein component of the small subunit (SSU) processome containing the U3 snoRNA that is involved in processing of pre-18S rRNA) — encoded protein: MSDLRRCLDDSNLYFTNIISKNGRNEVQIFPINKKASESIILDSLIVKIELQADEIVTSCCWINNSGINNSERAKKRGKRRQSSSESDLDEATSDNKNLAVALENGDILILSPLHNDIIDRISYGHKIISLTPSLIHDSVWGVLEESRSIVEISLAQSKEVKNFKFKEDEQIQSAKTIRQTGGSSRSQHILIGSNNLYLVDPSKPKKSLLTTFPQISEASPISIIEQSRLKENLVVVVRENENQIYLYNTSDSAKFSTFKTSTSQIYGVQLIANTDMTEELLMAVTSEGVEVFKIDFDSNHQEQIPTCLIKTNFHDSIDNIIFMDVFLREKQSLIGVWYNGNEPKFENINWNFNSAGEIQVSIDYNEKVNGVVDNRIDDIEFPETTKINNLAVNKLYKDLVKLLNVSKKTTEEKIIRLCSSNNNDDNIKETIKLFSTSESSSALITKLFEIISKEVASQPSKNSALSVWLKWLLLVHGGFIAKQPDQHDNLKTLQTGLTEGMKLMPRLLGLQGRLQLLKSQTQLRDNLNNMSIESDDEEDKESTDIMVNNDDSENITIANGESDDFEEADVASFAIDAEADDEDEDKDEEEAEEED
- a CDS encoding DEHA2F05412p (similar to uniprot|P38777 Saccharomyces cerevisiae YHR049W FSH1 Serine hydrolase that localizes to both the nucleus and cytoplasm) is translated as MTVTKKILCLPGYLQSGKVFAEKSSGLRKLLTKKLNLQLDYVNPPFVIKNKEDLPFILAEEVEDADQKWKSIIDQNCNRCWWQHQDPNVYEGFDESLKFLVEYIKTNGPYDGIIGFSQGAAMSAIVTNVISELLPNHKNFQIAVFFSGFAFTEPVDPSKDNKLNLNYHIDDINEYKTKVKIINSYERYYNDMHSNTKILNIYGSKDMTVPGIRSQYLSTTFKNENLTEYIHEGGHFIPNKKQFLSPIIEDFREIFDIRSNL
- a CDS encoding DEHA2F05456p (weakly similar to uniprot|P47166 Saccharomyces cerevisiae YJR134C SGM1 Protein of unknown function required for wild-type growth rate on galactose and mannose); the encoded protein is MAKKNNKKATKKNEVAKKDIDMKKPDTKAVEEGESQETDREESTVDETAIEDPIISEDVSNIEPDTEQNNEVGIDHEQDIPAVVVSESNPTDTVVDSEEARQASIATTDTPPKTKKRLTLSERLALAAKGKKQRSSTPTPTSSAAGTPPATGSDEPKNVIIKEENDPLAENKVTIKDEEKVGKTGSESELASDGKYRDELKQLAAEIENLKANNSELSEENKQLKSQSSKPGNINKETIQLKEQLASKDETIEQLMKEGQVLSVKELKLNESIKKLKASNNDLEQSLNDYSKKNEQVLLKLNEQEDFLKKHKFKSINQLIDDYNDISKKLSQSNDDLEKEKQLDWEGKYKEQQRLYETESSERKQSIKKLNELKIQFDMSKKQNSLELESKNTTINDLKRSISSIRDENSKEIYRLENKIESLRVENERSPGSLSGNKDYNNCERNDTDTISNPKQIDYEEFVKLSNNHHSLQQQYLSSQENWKLIESNLLNKIDVLTSSVDSLKKSKSKSMNEIQKLQNSLQRKMEEYDQLIEKFDELTNEKEEIVFQNQVKDTDYQELQEKFDKFQQIYNTDRQNLNSKIKQLTESLEKSKNNSNTSLGPFEQTSPNRQNLNGLHLNLEPPKLMKHHSSNSINDASYNNSGWPDIKFGESSTTPAVSREYSAVFMNRSHNNSSASLMDNVDTATELANDNYSFNSKYPSHMGNGSISGIIPTSGNNNIQLINKMSSNIRRLEIELSTMKDENTQLSLDKEQAQQEILKQFKLMEEVNSLKKQITTLQTEIDQKSRQEETMLELIGEKSEQVEELRADVQDLKDLCKLQVQQMIEIQESK
- a CDS encoding DEHA2F05434p (weakly similar to uniprot|P32783 Saccharomyces cerevisiae YBR236C ABD1 Methyltransferase catalyzes the transfer of a methyl group from S-adenosylmethionine to the GpppN terminus of capped mRNA and similar to CA4342|IPF3629 Candida albicans IPF3629), translating into MSDKEAGVASSLGSNSPINKDEVDVKNTEEHSKQESKSDINKPPLKKIKADDGIDISDSFSRRENKGNNKVISSVYNDENKKTPAWMKSKTTDKYDKYGSRSTPIATPTAPVNNPDERYSKYMTNSVNSNDRVRRPPTETTSSQYDKKRAHDEAEDDVVAPYSNLAVANPSSNLYQTFQSHINNREGKDINSIVRSHYNQRTQQSKFQGSRTKSPIYKLRNFNNAIKYILLGNWVKPNPDSNRPTVILDLCCGKGGDLNKCEFVSVDQYIGIDISDASIKEAFSRYSRNKARFIPQTAESKKERDTRRYNFEACFATGDCFSSSIPEILEPNFPGIIDGLFPVDCVSLQFAMHYAFETEEKVHQLLTNVTKSLRAGGTLIGTIPSSDFIRDKIVNRAFIDQENRKFGNDLYSVTFHKDPPDEGVFRPPFGNGYNYSLKDAIDDVPEYVVPFEVFRGLCEEYGLVLKYKKNFIDIFNQEIPKYFSKLNKNLIEGMKRSDGKYGAEGLEKEAVGFYIGFVFEKLGN
- a CDS encoding DEHA2F05390p (similar to uniprot|P23796 Saccharomyces cerevisiae YMR283C RIT1 Modifies initiator methionine tRNA to distinguish it from elongator methionine tRNA); the encoded protein is MDKLTLSHLDINSVTKELRKDSLSIKNRLQSIIYDASFVETTKDKFKLPLIPNERCGLWYLPPNEQKDTSYFKSTDGHTGQWSFSLRRLNFHLLPIISAYGGIAIIDSTRKGKLMPDALSKTIPIWCAVLNTILYEGDSDKDILDGLGLEKDSTDAKFLLSLKNEHNWVSTPKYMVFASERNEISKLIDSFAKEVKKLGLVTKEKLMSHLDGKKKPLIPQWHYPGCKNNDEEIVNNDSFFFDHRQESNTERTYFLVQCVTASKKTNVYGGSILTVRNNLTNGEIKLTSWYYIQGSADDHELWATKDICNGNLNSGFFWEHIFADNGKRNDDIIDNDTGYIYDWISENELVLRMNRTYEKYVKHRALLSNEDLDLDLSHVKTDSNDTGIIFGIIDRNMNYNSFITTYKNVSQLVILSELFSISNIPDNPKVTILQYKVESSKKGSKKLREIFPTLIPQINLQNASKNNTIMILCDTGKDISAGLVLVLLCKHFDLDWAPLQCCPKINKDLVKQQVGLLLNVRKVNPSRNTLQSVNTFIM